acatacaaattcaacaTATCGAGATATAAGCAAAGAATATAGATAGGTCCTTGGTGCATAAAACACATAATACATGCAATTGAGCGGAGCTTCATAATTACTGACACTGCcattttcttcctttttgtcaacttattgaaaaaaaagtataaaaaaacctGGCAATTTTCTTGACTTAACAGGTGAGGACATAACATAAGATAAATATCACACACTAGTacttaatatatggatttctttCTTACTCTTACCCATTACAAGTATTTTGGCATCATGATAAGTTTACAGCCTTTTTATATTCATTCCTTTCTGTTCCAAATAgaacaggccttctcaactggcagcGTGTCACATTATTTGTAAAGGTGTGCTGACAAATACATAGTAaactaaataccaacaaaattaaaatacatgtagtaGTGATTATTTATTGGTTTTCTTTGCATTTCTTCTATTTCAGTGTAATCCAAATGTATACAAATCATAACTACTAGTATGTGGATACTAGTTTCAACTCTTTTCAGATTAAAAACAAGCAACCGCAGCTAATCCAAACCCCAAGAAACTTTAAAGTACCTCAATTTGGGCCGCTCCACCTTAAGAACACAAGAACATATTTTCTATTTCTACCCAACGATGTAAATTGTATCAGCGGCCCCAGAGGTGGACCTGGACCCCTCCCCATCACACTCTGTTCTCAGTCTCAAGATAGTGTTGCCTCAAAGGTTTGCTAATTTAAACAGTTGTTCCATGTGGAAGTTCTTGTGGGGATACACTTCAGTGCTGATCCTGAtgagaccaggctcaagcaaaatgctcagaCCAAGCTAAAAAGCCTATGCAGGCATAAATGGAAAGAGAGAAAAGTAATAgcattgaaaataaaaacatggaaaGAAAGCAAGTCCCACATATCATTTATTGGAAGGGTTTGTGGTGGTGGTTGAGAAGGCCTGATCTAGATTATGAAACATGAGAAACATGATTAGCCTTAatatcttaaggggtactacacccctgcccaattttgtgcctatttttgcatatttctcacaaattatagcgcattggcgacaagtaacatatgtatattataggggcaaggactactccactggaaattttatttcagcagacaacagttgtggagttacagtcaaagaTGAGgggaaaccagtatttgatcaataaatcaataattacttgccttgagttgctgaattttcagtagagtagttgtagtccttgcccatataataaacataatcttacttgtcaccaatgcgctataaattttgagaaaaatgcaaaaaatatcttaaaattggctagtggtgtagtacccccttaataactcaagtactttatcaaatacatgactaACCAATTTTTGTACACATGAACTATGATCCCTATCCATACCATAATGTCAGCTAGCTTAGGTGATTAAAAATAGTAAATTAAAAATAATCACatgtcgtcgtccgtattccatagtggcgtatagtggggcgccgcgaataaacaacttttagagaaaatcgggtttgaagaaatgccaatttaaaatcgagttgtgtaaatcagacattcattatattttgtaaatgatgtaaaatttctgtagtaaactaaatagattttattgttatatatttttcaaaagaaataaatacatactattgctggcaaactgacaataaagctatacgccactatggaaaacgaacaaaacgcaataccctaaccttacgttaaccgtacgccacctcggtggcctgtaatccctatggcgttacttttcgtcgttcagtattccatagtggcgtataggtccgatactgcgtcacgccactatgacatcgatgtttttcattttgccgatatttcataattataaaatgtgtataaaaaagtggcgtatggtcgacacgccactatggaatacaaaaatgtcactttgtaactatacgccacatttaattaattaattactaattaattagctaattatgactgatgagacttagaaaaaatgaaagagaacatcattaaaaacatatgtgccaattttcaaaaaaatgaccaaaaatcactatacgccactatggaatacagccgacgatgtgACCCATGGGTGCTACCACATCAGAACCCCCTATTTCTTTTAATCAAATATTTTAATCGCCTAAGCAAGGGGAAATTGTaaagttttcttttctttttttgataaTATGTACTCTAATGCCTCAATGTCATGTCATCACATGCTATTATCAATTCACAAAGGCAAATTCACAATTGAGGTATACTTCAGCATTTAATACATGATTGGGAGGTATCAAAACTGAATGGAATGCACAATTTTTGCTAAATTGTTATTTAATATTCTGTAACTTGGAAAGGATCAAATCTTGTTGAATGTGAATGGaatgtacaatttttttttaaattccattgTTATTCTATTCATTTTTTGGCATATTATTTTGAACTGATACACATGGAATCTGCAGCAAAACATTATGTGTTTGTTCAAACTATTATTATACGATAATCCCTCCAGAGCTCCTTTTTACAATGCCGAGGGGTTCTCTGTCATTTGAtctcattatttcagcttaaaaataaaataaaaatctttcCTGAGAATGACAGgaattattattttatcattttatgaaAGAATAAACAGATTAAATTTGACAGATATAATAATAGTTTGCCTTGTGCCATCAccccaaacacacacaaaatgttcgTAACATTTTCAAATAGGGTGATGTAAAATGTttcgataacatttttaaaacattcaaCTTGTGTAAAACATTgtaacacaatgttatttaagtgtagaCAGAATATtttccaataacattttgacaacatttaaaaatgttttgtaaatacaaaatgttttttaaaacattaaaatgatctTTATAACCCGATCAAGTTTCAAACATTTCTGTCTGTTGGATCTTCATGATTGAAAACATTGGGACTATAATATGAAAATTGGTTATGTctgcacacacacacatacaattaTATTTGAAGATGTTGGGAGGTTTGCAATCCCTCTTATATTTCAGCACCAAGATGGCGTTTATCAAATGTAAACTTTACCATTCCCCTATTATGCTCACTAATACTCAACCATCTACTGAAATCTACACATGTATCTTCTTGCACCTCCAAATCTAATTGTGTAATAAACCCATGGATGTTAATAAACACTCCTTTACTAATGCAGAAACTTCTTAGACTATTCTCTACTGGTATACACCCTTGGTCTTGCGCCTCCCCTATCCCAACTGCTTGGGATATCGCTTGAAAATCGCACACTAACCGATTCACACGAGGCGATTTGTGTGCCACATGCTACATTCGTAACAGACTCTGTAACATACCCCACCTTGCACTGTGAGTACTGTTGAGTATGCTTGCCAGTTTAAAGGATAGCAAATTTTGTATACCCTGTGCCATATATTCTTTGCTGGATCATAGAGTTGTATGATCATGTCTCCAAAATATCGGTAGCGATTGTCCATAGGTGTGAGCTGCATACTTTCTTGTGTACCGCAGACAAGAATTCTATCATCGTACGCAACCGAGGAATGGCATCGGACAGCTTCTAGCATATGGGCAACAGTGACCcaaattttcttgattatgtCATAGCATTCAACGTCTAGTAGGATATTACCCTGTCTATCGCAACCACCGATAGCATATAAACATTGATTAAGCGCCACCATTGAAAATGCTTTACGCGCAACCAGCATAGGCCTGAGACTCTCCCATTTATTCAAAGGTAGATCATATTGAAAGAAGCGAATTAAGGCAGCTAGAATATTCTTCAAAGCACGCAAGATCACCCTGATTATTTACCGACGTTTCCCTGCTCTCCCGCCAGCAAAGTAGAGCTGGCGTGTGCTACCATGACGACATAGTCGTGAGAGCTGGACGTGAGCAGGAAAGCGGCAACCTGGCGAAGCGGTTTAGTGCTATCCACGTGCCAGATGGACAACTTCTGTCGTCATAGTACATAGTGATTTTATTGAGGAGCATGTTTGGTCCACCAATGGTCAGAAGTGCCTGGAAATTAGCATAAGAATAGTTGAAATTTAGTATATTTCAAAGTGAATTAATTCATCATGAACCTGGATACCAGTGATTTAATTGCCCGTAGTCAACAGCCATAATCCGTAAAATGTAGTGATACCATAATGAAACatcaatttcctgaaatcagatTCCAATCCTAAAACAGAAAGAAACCTGAAAACATTCATTCCTGCAGAGTGTCATTTTACTATCATATAAAGCCATTGGTCGCTATTTTCCAGGTTGACGTTAAAACGATCTAGTACCTGGTCCATATACAAAACAATAGGATATGGGGAATTTAAACACACAACTTCTAACAGCAACACAATGACcaacaaaatcaatatttacaGCCGGGATTTACAGTaacaacaaaattaatatttacaaaatgtttcatAAAGTACTCAGAAGTACACAAATGTAATTGTTATTTTTCAGTTTCATGTAACTTATCAATGTGAATAACACATATGTAGTTTCTATATGTGTAGGTAATATACATGAATGTAACCAACTGCTGATATCTGTTAGGAATGGTTTGAAAATCCACCTGTATTCTGGCAGAACCAGCAATTTGAAACTGTGTtctattgggctattgcagttgaaatccatacaccccatatggaagacatggccttaatcttccacacgtacagggagtgtgaatttcaaatgggattgccAGAATGgtcaactccatttgaaatctacaaccctcCCCCGTgcgtgagattaaggtcatgtcttccatagggggtgtatggatttcaactggaataacccattgttgTGAACAATAGACACCAGGTCAAATCCTTGGCTCTATCAGGACATTGGTGGCTAATCGGCGGTGGGTTTGAAACCCTTTGGCAATGTTTTGTTACAATTACGAACATTATTCTCATCATGTGTACATGTTTTAATAGAACTTTGATATTGTTTTGATGCAACTGGTAAATGTCTCATTTTAAAAcgaaccctaacactgacccctaaccctaattagcatattgtGATAttctgtcttaaatgagacatttaccATGCAAATATACTCGACTCACATGACTCAATTACATATCTATTCTTTTTATCAGCCTCTGTTTGTCAAACGTAAATGGCACAACACTTCCTTGGCCAGAATATTCAATATTCTCCCACCTGCTAAGATCATACACACCATCATCTCCCTTCACGACATTCATATCCTGTACATATTTGTACTTACTCACATACAGTTGACCATTAATAAAGAAAGCTTTTAGGCTTGCTGGTCTTATTGCACATTGGTCATCATCCAATGTTGTGAATACAAGCCCAGGTGGATTGAGGTCGAAGTTCAACTCAATCTTCTGCACCTTGGGTTTCCGCACATACTTCCCATCCTCCGACCAGAACTTGAAGCTTACGTAGAATAGTGTGTCCCCTTGTACTGTTAACAATTGCGAGTAAGGCTCTACTCCATCTTCAACTGACTCTTTCAAGACACAGTACCACTTGTCTTTGCTTGGATCATACACCTGAACAACCAGTGGAACTGTGGCATCTATCAGAGAATAACTCACAACTATTATCCATCCTCTGTAACTAACTGCTGATGCATAGCTTATTGGAAACAGCAGTGGTCCACATTCTTTCCAACAATTCTCTGTGATACTGTATCGTTCAACGGCCACAACTGGTTCCCTACCACACGTCCCACCAATGAcaaaaatttctttctttttcatgaCCTATCATTACAAATGACTTGCGCTTGGTTAGCATATCAGGCAATTCAATCCATTTATTGACATCTGCATCATACTTGCAAAAATTGTTCAAACACAGCTCTGTACATCTAAAGGCCAGTGGCCAGCTCCCTCGAGATATTGCTGAATGCTTTGACTCTCCACCAGCTGCATACAATGTCCTGTTCACCTCTGCTAAGCTGAAGTCACTTAAACTACCATGTTCTGGGTAAGGAATGGATGCCATTTTGTCCAGTTTTTTCCAGGACCCACCTACAGAGCTGGTATTATCAAAGTATGATGACCCATGTGGTTTGCCTCCAACTTTTAGAAAGGCCTGAAATCAAGTGTCATATGatggttaaatttcaaaatatgataatattcTCAATGGTTGTATTTCCAAATATAGTATGTGTGCTTTAACCAAGGTTCTAAATGCTATTATTGTTAACAAAAGTGTCATATGatggttaaatttcaaaatatggtaTGCATTCTCAATATGAAGTCGGTGGATGGTTGGAatgtgtatttggccctcaaatgcagatctttgaaatgagtttggcaaaatgaaaaatgcattaaaatgagtacaaacaaatggTTCTTTAGatacctcttgatattttgaaaagtatCTCATAATCTGGCTTGTTATGTTGATGCCTGTGGCTTGCATGCTAAGCATTAATATgacctattatcatgattatgttcaaAGGTTTCTGTTATAATAAAATAAAGTGGAAAAAGGTCTAGTCTAAGGGAGAGGGGATTGCAAAATTGTTCCGCTGACCAGCTCCCAGAATCAGTTTACCAAGacaaatgtatgcatgcatgtaGCGCTTGCAATTTTAATGATGCAATGGGCCAAATCAGTTATCAGTGTAAAACATACCAAAGGGAAGAAGCACATTGtacattttggtcaattttatcaAAGTGTTTTGAGCCAGGGGACATCCCCCCACACCCTCACCCACACCCCACTTGGTAGGCCACTGGATACACCCATCTACATGAACATAATGAGAGCACacatatgaacattttgtgctTTGCAGTATTCAGTGATGTGAAAAATGAGAAAGTATAATTAGTCATGTGCAATATATGTGTACATACATTCACACACCCTATACACCCCTACCTACAAACATGTTTTGTTATAAGAATACAATATTTATAACTACCTGGGACCATATCATACGGTCCCTGATAATACATAACTCATAGCTAGTAGCTCAGCTCTAAATTTCATAAGAAATATGTGAAAATACCTACAAATCTACATAGTTCTTTTAAATGTACAACTACAAACAAAACTACTCGAAATAGAGTATACACAGAAGCAGAAGGGtaatgagttattccagttgaaatccatacacccggaacagaagacatgactttaatctttcaTACAGCAAGTACATATTTCAGATGGAGTTACCTGCATAGGTGactatatttgaaatctacattccttgCGTGGGAGATTAACGTTGtgtctttcatagagggtgtatggatttcaacaggaattgcCCAATGAACATACAGATTTGTATTAGCTGATTTACAATACCCATTCTGACTTTCTTTCATACACAAGAATACAATATTAATACATCAAAACTTGGCTACTCTAAACAAAATATCTACCTATCTACCGTAAAAAACCACACCTTTAACATAAATACAGATTATTTGCATGACAGGAACATGTGAAAAGCTCTGGAGTTACAATTGCCTAGTTTGTTAGACCACTTCTTGCTCAAAATAGCACATGAAGTTCCTGAGATATTATTCAACTTGATGAATGCAATACAGTAatgtcatttttggcccaaactgCTAAAATCAAGAGTATTAGTTTGCTTGTTCACATGTATAACTTGTGTATAACATTTATAGATATTTTGTACATGATGTTCCATTTAACTCCTTATTTACTAACCACACAAATTTGGGGTAACATGTAAGTTTTCATTTTATCACACTCCGTTTGTTAAACGTAAATGGCACAACACTTCCTTGGGAAGCATCGCCAATATTCTCCCATCTGCTAAGATCATACACACCATCATCTCCCTTCATTACATTCACCTGCTGCACATACTTGTATTCACTCACAAACAGTTGGCCATTGATACTGAAAGCTTTGAGACTTGCTGGTCTTACTGCACATTGGTCATCATCCAATGTGCATAATACAATCCCAGGTGGATTCAGGTCGAAGTTCAACTCAACCTTCTGCACCTCAGGTTTCTGTATGTATTTCCCATCAGCTAACAAGGACTTGAACCTTACGTAGAAAAGTGTGTCACCTTGTACTGTTAACAATTGTGGGTATGGCTTTGCTCCATCTTCAAGTCGCTCTTTCAAGACACAATGCCACATGTCTTTGCTTGGATCATATACCTGGAGAACCAGCTGAACTGTGTCCATTGTGGCATCTCTCACAAGATAACTGACAACTATTATACGTCCTCTGTAACTAACTgctgatgcacacattattttaaACAGCAGTGGTGCACATTTTTGCCAACAATTATCTACAATACTATATCGTTCAACTGCTACAACTGGATCTCTGTCACACATCCCACCAATGACAAAAATCTCTTTTTCATGACCTATCATTACAAATGTCTCACGCTTAGTTAGCATATCAGGCAGTTCAATCCATGTATTCACATCTACATCATACTTGCAAAAATTGTTCAAATACACATCTGTATATTTAGACTTTCCACCTGCTGCATACAATGTCCTGTTCACAACTGCTAAGCTGAAGTCACTTAAACTGCCATGTGTTGGGTAAGGTATGGATGCCATATTGTCCAGTTTTTTCCAGGACCCACCTGCACAGCCAGAATTATCAAAGTATGATGACCCATGAGGTTTGCCTCCAACGTTTAGAAAAGCCTGAAATTAAATAATGCTGTTATTGTTAACGCAAGTGTCATACGATGGTTGTATATTTCAAAATATGGCATGTGTGCTTTAACCAGGTGGCTGGTGGACCATAGCTTGCATCCAGAGTGAAATGTACAATATACATAATACAAAACGATATGTATTTCAACCAAAACACAGATCTTTGAAATGAGTtcgaaaaatgaaaaatgcattaaaatgagtacaaacaagccctgtattggttcagtgattcttgagatagctcttactATTTTGGAAAATATATGTTAAACTTGGAACTTTATGTAGacacctatggctagcatgcaaggCATTAACCCAAACCAGCATGAGTACTGCAAAATACTACAAAATGCATGCATCACAAgggatgtgatgatgcaatcaccccaaGTGATATATATAGGCACACTTTCGTTGGCCCAGGCAGCGAAAGACCCCGTGGCTAAGTATAGGTGACCTACATTTTTtgtagtgcttggcatgcgagtgGTCGCGGGTATCAATCCCACCCAgcgcaaacaacttctttgttagTCTTCTCTTTGTTCCTCCCATTCTTTCCCTCCCTTGCTTAGTGGAAAAAACCCATTGTGCCAAATAAGGTATCAaagtatgcagaacaaaattcacCATCTATTGACTGCTTTCTTTTGCAATTCAGATTTAGCGTAAAATATATTGCTTTTATTTATAAGTGTTAGAATACTTATTGTACGCAGTGTACATACATGCATAGATCTTCATATCTGTTATaagaatacaaaaaaaatcacaattttatgTAACTGCTAGCTACtctaaatatcataagatatacACTACAAATCTGCCTAAATCTTGAACTTTCTTAAAACAGAAGTACAACCACAGGCAAAACTGCTTGCAATTGTGTACAATGACAAAATGAGTCATATCAGCTGATTTGCAGTACCCATTCTAACC
Above is a genomic segment from Amphiura filiformis chromosome 17, Afil_fr2py, whole genome shotgun sequence containing:
- the LOC140137604 gene encoding kelch-like protein 6 isoform X2, giving the protein MATANMVTETTTPGHLGDPSYLSHLSSSLNQLRQQACLCDVTVIVDNQRFPAHKAILSCASEYFQSMFTSGFQESTSNEVTVPGTGESFSQLLEFAYTGYFTLSPTTVAGVLNMACYMHFSQAVEVCANYLREVKDSITIDDCFEIWSVACNHGSLSELAESFRRHLVHSFNKCAESQSFLEHASVDFLLECLGDEEIETDTTTEKQILQAVIAWLQFNWETRNTNAANLLQKVRLGLIPLDDLQELVDLEIGRIEECKEVVLEVIELKTTGEISAAEPLSHRYPKWFATRNTISAFLNVGGKPHGSSYFDNSGCAGGSWKKLDNMASIPYPTHGSLSDFSLAVVNRTLYAAGGKSKYTDVYLNNFCKYDVDVNTWIELPDMLTKRETFVMIGHEKEIFVIGGMCDRDPVVAVERYSIVDNCWQKCAPLLFKIMCASAVSYRGRIIVVSYLVRDATMDTVQLVLQVYDPSKDMWHCVLKERLEDGAKPYPQLLTVQGDTLFYVRFKSLLADGKYIQKPEVQKVELNFDLNPPGIVLCTLDDDQCAVRPASLKAFSINGQLFVSEYKYVQQVNVMKGDDGVYDLSRWENIGDASQGSVVPFTFNKRSVIK